One genomic region from Cumulibacter soli encodes:
- a CDS encoding carboxylesterase/lipase family protein, protein MTDIVEVTQGSIRGHTRDGCRVFLGIPYAAAPVGDLRLQPPAPAPPWAGVRSADTPGPTAPKGPYPNPFQSLFNEPVVDGDEYLNLNVWTPHDADNAAVLVWIHGGAYVNGSGIVPQYDGAPFARDGIVCVTINYRLGAEGFLDLGDDVCNLGLRDQIAALQWIQNNIAAFGGDPDRVTIAGESAGGMSVTSLLSSPLAAGLFHRVIAQSGAGHHALSRPDGHRIATELASRLGVLTERSAIAAVPRQRLLEAQLSITRDMALNPDPAIWGGAVANSMAFEPVIDGEVLPALPIESITNGAGAGIDVLAGSNLHEQRLFLVPTGVYAASTEPAVHAILAARGIDATDAAAAYPEADTPGALLDAVLTDWTFRIPAIRLAEAVAGNGANAYMYQFGWESPLFDGLLRSCHFLEVPYVFDSLDAAGSAAQTGPQPDRDLARRMHSAWVSFIQDGDPGWSVYGERRTTKLFASTDDVLADPGAASRRLWEGRR, encoded by the coding sequence TCTGCGGCTACAGCCCCCGGCGCCCGCGCCGCCATGGGCAGGCGTGCGGTCGGCGGATACGCCCGGACCTACGGCGCCCAAAGGCCCGTATCCCAATCCGTTCCAGTCGCTATTCAACGAGCCCGTCGTCGATGGCGATGAGTACCTCAACCTCAACGTGTGGACGCCGCACGATGCCGATAATGCAGCAGTGCTGGTGTGGATCCACGGCGGCGCCTACGTGAATGGTTCTGGGATCGTGCCGCAGTACGACGGTGCACCATTCGCTCGCGACGGGATCGTCTGCGTCACGATCAACTACCGCCTCGGCGCGGAGGGGTTTCTCGACCTGGGCGACGACGTGTGCAACCTGGGACTTCGCGACCAGATCGCCGCGCTGCAATGGATCCAGAACAATATCGCCGCATTCGGCGGCGACCCCGACCGCGTCACCATCGCGGGCGAGTCCGCCGGCGGGATGAGCGTGACGTCGTTGCTGTCCAGCCCGTTGGCGGCGGGTCTGTTTCACCGCGTCATTGCACAAAGCGGCGCCGGACATCACGCTCTGAGTCGACCCGACGGCCACCGGATCGCTACCGAGCTCGCCAGCCGACTCGGTGTGCTGACCGAACGATCCGCCATCGCCGCCGTGCCACGGCAGCGCCTGCTGGAGGCGCAGTTGAGCATCACCCGGGATATGGCGCTGAACCCTGATCCAGCAATCTGGGGCGGTGCGGTCGCCAACTCGATGGCCTTTGAACCGGTCATCGACGGCGAGGTGCTACCGGCGTTGCCGATCGAGTCGATCACCAACGGAGCGGGCGCCGGTATCGACGTACTCGCCGGCAGCAACCTGCATGAGCAGCGCCTATTTCTCGTGCCGACCGGTGTGTACGCGGCGTCCACCGAGCCCGCCGTGCACGCGATTCTCGCCGCGCGAGGGATCGATGCGACCGACGCTGCTGCCGCATACCCCGAGGCGGACACACCAGGTGCGCTGCTGGATGCCGTACTGACCGACTGGACATTCAGAATTCCAGCGATCCGCCTCGCCGAGGCCGTCGCCGGCAATGGCGCGAACGCATATATGTACCAGTTCGGATGGGAGTCACCGCTATTCGACGGCCTGTTGCGCTCGTGTCACTTCCTGGAAGTGCCGTACGTGTTCGACTCGCTCGATGCTGCCGGCAGCGCCGCACAGACGGGTCCGCAGCCCGATCGGGATCTCGCGCGCCGGATGCATTCCGCATGGGTGTCGTTCATACAGGACGGCGATCCGGGGTGGTCGGTGTATGGTGAGAGGCGCACCACCAAGCTGTTCGCAAGTACCGACGACGTCCTCGCCGATCCAGGTGCTGCATCCCGCCGGCTGTGGGAGGGACGCCGCTAA
- a CDS encoding DegV family protein, with translation MTATTAVVTDSTAYLPPRIADGLPIRVIPLHVIMGERQGEDGVEVSPDDVIEALADKAIKVSTSRPTPEQFVDHYRGLLAEGYERIVSVHISSELSGTWDAARLAAVQCNSDVGTEVVRVVDSRTTAMALGFAVLVAARRAVVGARLDEVYEAAVGSLSAGSNFFYVDTLEHLRRGGRISAGRALLGTALAVKPILHISDGMILPLEKVRTAAKAIARLTALAAASANEFDAPVHIAVHHLGALERAEAMRTELQQAVPAASEIVISEVGAVLGAHVGPGMLGVIIVPELTRPDAN, from the coding sequence ATGACCGCTACCACCGCCGTCGTCACCGACTCCACGGCGTACCTGCCGCCGCGGATTGCTGATGGGCTGCCGATCCGGGTCATCCCGCTGCACGTGATCATGGGCGAGCGGCAAGGCGAGGACGGCGTCGAGGTATCGCCGGACGACGTTATTGAAGCGCTCGCGGACAAGGCGATCAAAGTCTCGACCTCGCGGCCGACACCGGAGCAATTCGTTGATCACTACCGCGGCCTGCTCGCGGAGGGCTACGAGCGGATCGTCAGCGTGCATATTTCCAGCGAACTGTCGGGCACGTGGGACGCCGCGCGGCTGGCGGCGGTGCAGTGCAACTCCGACGTCGGCACCGAAGTTGTCAGGGTGGTGGATTCACGAACGACAGCGATGGCGCTCGGTTTTGCCGTACTCGTAGCGGCTCGGCGTGCCGTCGTCGGTGCTCGCCTTGACGAGGTGTACGAGGCTGCGGTCGGTTCGTTGAGCGCAGGATCGAACTTCTTTTACGTGGACACGCTGGAGCACCTGCGCCGCGGCGGACGGATCAGCGCCGGGCGAGCTTTATTGGGTACTGCGCTGGCGGTCAAACCGATTCTGCATATCTCCGATGGCATGATCCTGCCGCTGGAAAAGGTGCGTACTGCGGCGAAGGCAATCGCGCGGTTGACCGCGTTGGCCGCAGCCTCCGCGAATGAGTTCGATGCGCCGGTGCATATTGCCGTGCATCATTTGGGCGCGCTGGAGCGTGCCGAGGCGATGCGTACAGAACTCCAGCAGGCCGTTCCCGCCGCCAGCGAGATCGTGATCAGCGAGGTCGGCGCCGTTCTCGGCGCGCATGTCGGTCCGGGCATGCTGGGGGTCATCATCGTCCCGGAGTTGACGCGCCCGGATGCCAATTAG
- a CDS encoding histidine phosphatase family protein, with product MSLERLLLWRHGRTTWNSLGRFQGQLDTALDEVGLAQAREAAPYLAAEEPSAIYASDLSRAATTAGTLAELAGLPVHTDPRLRETSLGGWEGLDRAGVAERFPDEFAAWTSGGRSNPGNGESAAQVAQRGRELVDELLERHSGTVVLTAHGGSLKALAATLIGIPESTWSLLAPLRNCHWSELRRTEAGQWRLHAHNVYPLRSPEALVGDELNVDSDAGDDRIKHPH from the coding sequence GTGAGCCTCGAACGCCTGTTGTTGTGGCGACACGGACGAACCACCTGGAATTCGCTCGGACGATTTCAGGGCCAGTTGGACACCGCGCTCGACGAGGTGGGGCTAGCGCAGGCGCGCGAGGCCGCACCGTACCTGGCCGCCGAAGAGCCCAGCGCGATCTATGCCAGCGACCTCAGCAGGGCCGCGACAACCGCCGGTACGCTCGCTGAACTCGCGGGTCTGCCCGTGCACACCGACCCGCGGCTGCGCGAGACCAGCCTCGGCGGTTGGGAAGGTCTGGACCGCGCAGGCGTCGCCGAACGATTCCCCGACGAATTTGCGGCGTGGACCAGCGGTGGTCGAAGCAATCCAGGTAACGGGGAGTCGGCGGCGCAGGTGGCGCAGCGTGGCCGTGAGTTGGTGGATGAACTCCTCGAACGCCACAGCGGGACCGTTGTGTTGACGGCCCATGGCGGCTCGCTGAAGGCGCTCGCCGCGACGTTGATCGGGATACCGGAATCGACCTGGTCGCTGCTGGCGCCGCTACGTAACTGTCACTGGAGCGAACTGCGTCGAACCGAAGCGGGGCAGTGGCGGTTACATGCGCACAATGTGTACCCGCTGCGCAGCCCAGAGGCGCTGGTGGGCGACGAACTGAACGTCGACTCTGATGCCGGTGACGATCGGATCAAACACCCGCACTGA
- the rsfS gene encoding ribosome silencing factor — protein MTATERSIEIATIAATAADSKLGEDIVIIDVSDQLVITDCFVVVTATNERQASAITDAVEEALLAEQLKPVRREGAREGRWVLLDYVDIVVHVQHSDERNFYDLPRLWRDCPTIPFVGAGPTTEGEA, from the coding sequence ATGACAGCCACCGAGCGGTCGATAGAGATCGCCACCATCGCCGCTACCGCAGCCGACAGCAAACTAGGCGAGGACATCGTGATCATCGATGTCAGCGACCAACTGGTGATTACCGACTGTTTCGTCGTCGTCACCGCGACCAATGAGCGGCAGGCCAGCGCGATCACCGACGCCGTCGAAGAAGCGCTGCTCGCCGAGCAACTCAAGCCGGTACGTCGTGAAGGGGCACGCGAGGGCCGCTGGGTACTGCTGGACTATGTCGACATCGTCGTACACGTGCAACACTCCGACGAACGAAACTTCTATGACCTGCCCCGCCTGTGGCGTGATTGTCCAACGATCCCGTTCGTCGGGGCCGGACCGACCACCGAGGGCGAGGCGTGA
- the nadD gene encoding nicotinate-nucleotide adenylyltransferase codes for MTRLGIMGGTFDPVHNGHLSAASEVASLFGLDEVIFVPTGQPWQKANSVVSPAEDRYLMTVIATASNPRFSVSRVDIDRPGPTYTIDTLHDLRRQYPHAELFFITGADALHQILGWKDHQDMFDLAHFIAVTRPGYHLDDSGLPDGTVTLVEVPALAISSTDCRARRSRGMPVWYLVPDGVVQYIEKRHLYREQ; via the coding sequence ATGACGCGTCTGGGCATCATGGGCGGCACCTTCGACCCGGTGCACAACGGTCACTTGTCGGCCGCGTCCGAGGTGGCGTCGCTGTTCGGTCTGGACGAGGTGATCTTCGTGCCGACCGGGCAGCCGTGGCAGAAGGCGAACAGCGTCGTGTCGCCGGCCGAGGACCGCTATCTGATGACCGTGATTGCGACGGCGTCGAATCCGCGGTTCTCGGTTAGCCGAGTCGATATCGACCGTCCCGGCCCGACGTACACCATCGACACCCTGCACGATCTGCGCCGGCAGTACCCACATGCCGAGTTGTTCTTCATCACCGGTGCCGACGCGTTGCATCAGATCCTGGGATGGAAAGATCATCAGGACATGTTCGACCTCGCGCACTTCATTGCGGTCACGCGTCCGGGCTATCACCTCGACGACAGCGGGCTGCCCGACGGCACGGTTACCCTGGTTGAGGTGCCGGCATTGGCAATCTCGTCGACGGACTGTCGCGCGCGGCGCTCGCGAGGAATGCCAGTCTGGTATCTCGTGCCAGACGGGGTCGTGCAGTACATCGAGAAACGGCACCTGTACCGCGAGCAGTAG
- a CDS encoding vWA domain-containing protein, which produces MSTATVETKGLLAHLTGFVAALRGAGIPVGVGECVDTASVFAAVDVINREDLREGLATVCVKRPAYRLAFDTMFDLWWPLATGDGEALGEAGGGDPGQDGEDGDGEFGDGEPDIDAWRKALADALMDGDSETLKRLARRAVSKLGKGAAGGGRESYYSYRVMRALNPDTLVAQLLDGLLNKAESERGGMQEQVARQTIKDRLAEFRQYVDAEVRRRVAEDRGKEQVAKTTVRPMADQVDFLRAQSDDLAELRRTVHPLARRLASRLAARRRLGRSGRLDFRRTVRASLATGGIPINTHHKPRKQHKPELVVLCDVSGSVAGFSHFTLMLTAALREQFSKVRAFAFVDTTDEVTSFFSPGEDLPRAVQRIGNEANLVWFDGHSDYGHAFEIFEEKWPEAIGPKTSLLILGDARSNYRDPSLQTLKKMVSRARHAYWLNPEAQRMWGSGDSVATRYADVIEMKECRTAQQLADFVHDMLPGA; this is translated from the coding sequence ATGAGCACCGCGACCGTCGAGACGAAGGGCCTGCTGGCGCACCTCACTGGGTTCGTCGCAGCGCTGCGCGGGGCCGGAATCCCCGTGGGTGTGGGTGAATGCGTGGACACGGCCTCGGTCTTCGCGGCGGTCGACGTCATTAACCGTGAGGATCTGCGTGAAGGTCTGGCGACCGTCTGTGTGAAGCGTCCGGCGTACCGCCTGGCGTTCGACACGATGTTCGATCTGTGGTGGCCACTGGCCACCGGCGATGGCGAGGCGCTCGGTGAGGCCGGCGGTGGCGATCCCGGCCAGGACGGCGAGGACGGCGACGGGGAGTTCGGCGACGGCGAACCCGATATCGACGCCTGGCGTAAGGCGCTGGCCGATGCGCTGATGGACGGTGACTCCGAAACGCTGAAGCGGCTCGCGCGTCGGGCCGTCTCCAAGTTGGGTAAGGGCGCGGCCGGCGGCGGACGTGAGTCGTATTACTCGTACCGGGTCATGCGTGCGCTCAATCCCGACACCCTGGTGGCGCAGTTGCTGGACGGACTGCTGAACAAGGCCGAGTCCGAGCGCGGCGGTATGCAGGAGCAGGTGGCTCGGCAGACCATCAAGGACCGCCTCGCGGAGTTCCGGCAGTACGTTGATGCCGAGGTACGGCGCCGAGTGGCCGAGGATCGCGGTAAGGAACAGGTCGCCAAGACCACGGTGCGGCCGATGGCTGACCAGGTCGACTTCCTGCGCGCACAGAGCGACGATCTCGCCGAGTTGCGGCGTACGGTGCACCCATTGGCTCGGCGGCTTGCCAGTCGTCTCGCCGCGCGGCGCCGCCTGGGCCGCAGCGGTCGACTGGACTTCCGGCGGACAGTGCGCGCGTCGTTGGCGACCGGCGGTATCCCGATCAACACCCATCACAAGCCGCGTAAACAGCACAAACCAGAGTTGGTCGTGTTGTGCGACGTGTCGGGTTCGGTTGCGGGCTTCTCGCACTTCACCCTGATGCTGACCGCGGCCTTGCGAGAGCAGTTCTCCAAGGTGCGCGCGTTCGCGTTCGTCGACACCACCGACGAGGTCACCTCGTTCTTCTCACCGGGCGAGGACCTGCCGCGCGCGGTACAGCGGATCGGTAACGAGGCGAACCTGGTGTGGTTCGACGGACACTCCGATTACGGGCACGCCTTCGAGATCTTTGAGGAAAAGTGGCCGGAGGCCATCGGGCCGAAGACCAGCCTGCTGATCCTCGGCGATGCGCGCAGTAACTATCGCGATCCGTCACTGCAGACCCTCAAGAAGATGGTCAGCCGTGCTCGACACGCCTACTGGCTGAACCCCGAGGCGCAGCGCATGTGGGGCAGCGGCGACTCGGTGGCCACGCGCTATGCGGATGTCATCGAAATGAAGGAATGCCGTACGGCACAGCAGCTTGCAGATTTCGTACACGACATGCTGCCGGGTGCTTAA